The Brassica rapa cultivar Chiifu-401-42 chromosome A10, CAAS_Brap_v3.01, whole genome shotgun sequence genome segment CTCTGTCGTTTTATTATGGTGAAGTGCCTAACTACATTTATATAGGTAACGTTGCACTTTCTTATGGCGAATTCTTGCACGCTACTGGAAACTTTGAAAAGGCAAAGGAGATGTATCAAAAGGCAATTCAAGGAGCAGCAGACACCAAAGAGTCTATGAGTTCTTGTAATATGAATTTGAAGGCAGTCTCACTGGCAGCCACATTTGCTCTTGGCCAGCTCGAGTCACACTTTGGGTACGCTTTGAGTTTTGTGGTCCTCGTCGCTAATTTAAATCATTCACCtctgtgttttgtttttggtattTATTAGAAACTTTGGTGATGCGGAGGAAACACTGACAAGCGCATTGACAAGCGCTGAGGAACATTATGGTACACTGGGTGGTCCCATCTATTCATTTTAATTAATGCACTAGCCTAACGCTTACTCGGATCAGGACACAACCATCCCAAGGTTGGCGTGATTTTAACTGGGGTAGCTCTCATGTACCGAAACAAAGCCAAACGAGAACGCTCGAGTTCTATCCTGATTCAAGAGGTCAGAAACAAGTTACTTTACACTCCATCATAACAAGTTACTTTACACTCCATCATAACATTATAATTTCCCCATCTTACACATTGTTTCTTTTCATCTCAGGGACTCTTTAGAAGAGCATTGGAGCTCATGAAAGCACCTCCTTTAGATTCAGAAGGTATATTCACGCGAGATTCTTCTTGAGCCTCAAGTTTTATGATTGCTCTCTCACCCATTTATTATTCTGATATCTATAGAGATAATAAACATGGAAACTCAGGAAGTAATGGCTCTGGCAAGAGGTGGGAAAGATGCAAGCTTTtgctctgttttcttttctctcctttttttGAAGGAGCGAAATTAGCTAATAAATGAACTTGGATTGTGTGATTGGTGCAGGAGGGTATGCGGAGCTGCTACTGATTCAAGAAAACAGAAAAAGCGaaggagagaagatgaaagcATGGGCTGAATCTGCATGGAGAAACAGACGTGTCTCTCTTTCAGAGGCATTGACTCCCTCCTCCGACCCATTAGATAAAGTAGCCATCATAGATGCTCGCACCACTCGTCTCCTCTGAAGCCCACCCAACAGTGGTTCTAAAGAATCCCAAAACAAATAGTATTTTACATTTCATAGAGAGTTGTTGTTGTGACTAGATTTGAACACATTACAGAGAAAGGTTTAGTTTTTTAGTGTTAAATTAACAATGAAAGTTCCGGAGTTCAATATCTCAGCCGTTTGTGTGAATCCCAGAATCTTTAGATGACATGTGGTTTATATTTTGGCACTCGCACTAAAAAAGGATTTTACTTTCACAGCACACGATAGTATTTTTTATCTTCAGAAGTCAGCCTGCGGTTCTGGTCCTTGTGGGATATATACTCCTCCCCTCCTCGCATCCATTCATTTTCAGCTGTGTTGAACCCTCACGTGATATTATGTGCATGTTGATAATTTATGgagattattttttatttatttatggagATTATTTCTTCCATTAAATAGTATTTAATTATCCTCATATCGGCAATAATATGTTCAGTGGCATGTTAaattacattttataaaaatatttcactTTTATTGTCAAACATAAATAAATGGTACATGCCAGTTTACAGTTAACAGAAAAAATGTAGTATGTTTTCTATTCACAAATGTGATAATTAATTTGACGTAACAATTGTCCCTCTTTTTCCGGGACGATTCTCGTCTTCGTGactatctctttctctcttcttatcGGATCCTCCGGATCGTAAAATCTGAAAAATGGCAGAAAGATTCTCAACGTAATAAACAATGTTCATGTTCATCACCTCTCCTCTCTGCAACACGCTGGCTGGACTCTTCACTTCTCTTCTCCAGCCCTCTTCCACGTTTCGAGATTTCATAACATTTATACATTTCGCAACACTCACCTGCAGTTATCCACGTAAATAAATGATCAGAACGTATTCCATTTGTGGAAACTATATTACAATTATACAAATTATTATAACACTTCAATTTTACCTTGTGTTCTTCTCCAAAGAGATTCATAATTTTTCCAAGCTTCTCCTCTAGAGCTGCTTTCTCTTCTAAAAAACCCAACACAACCGCAACCGCCACTACACTTGGTGCGTATGCAAGCATCTTCAAATCTGCATCCACATTTACGATTCAAAAACGATCAATCATTTATTATTTCATGTACTTTCTtctccaaaaagaaaacaatgtcAAAATAAAATGTGTAAATCTTATTACCGCATAAATCATCTAGCAAATGATCTGTGATACGATTCATCATTATGTCTCCTCCTCCCATCCCGATTGTAGTAACAAGTATTTGCGAAAAAGAGAAACTCGTGACCCAGTTAACACGCCATTCTAGAGCCTTCAGTACAATGAGCTCCATCTCAAGAACGGTCTTATGATGAAACATATGATTTAGCCCTTCCATTTGAAAATCTTCTAGTGAAGGGGAAGAAACTTCGTTAAATTTTGATGCGATCGACAATGAGGTTACTGCAACTAACTCCACCATCCACTTACTCCATTCCTGCATTTATTTAGTAAGCTTCGTTCAGATGTTATACTGCAATGTTGAGTTATTTAACAAATCTATTTACTTACATTGCAGATAGTCGCATAGACGAACCGATCAAAACAACTTGCGGCCGAAAAAATCGTTTCAAATGATAGATTCAAACGATTCCGAGTCtgacaaaacaacaacaaatccAGTCAGATTACTCGTTGGAATGAACATGAATCCAATATACACTTCACACaaacaaatcataaatattacgctcaagtaaaaaaaaaaaagaataaataagtCTATTCGAAAGCATAATTTGACTTGAGACCGATCCAAAATAATTTTTGgtcaaaaatgaaaaactattttgttctgaaaaaaaacaaaagaggtGTATTATAACTTATAAGAGTTAAGATACCTGAATGAGCCATTGAACTGTTTGAGACCTAGCATCGGTTAACTTCTTAGAAACAAGAAACTCAATAAACTTGTCTCCGTGATTACTGAAACATGATTCTTTCTCCAAGTCTATAGAAATGGCTTCCTCTACCGTTGCTGCATCCATGGCTGGAGACATTTCCACGTGATCGTCGTGAATATTCAAGCGGAAGTTTGGAAAAGGCTCCGGGGTCGAAGGATCCGACAGCCATGACTCGTCGCACAGTAGATTATCCATTGGAACCGGTCCTTAAACCGGTTTTAAGgtattcagttttttttgttcactCTGAGAACAGTGTTATGAAATGAGAGATAGAAAgtgacctatatatatatatggagagAGAGATGGTCGTGGAGAAGAACATGGGAAGTTAAGAAAGATAGTTCAAAGGATTAAGAAGATACGTCGGTTAAACCATAAGAAGATGCGTTGGTTTATTGGTGTTTGTGCAAGAGATTATTTAACAGGAGCTactctttttttgttaaacCGGGTTAAACCGGATACAAGTCGTAATTAATTACCATTGCTCTTAGCTAAGAAAACACGAATGAAGTAAACACAAAATCCAATGAGTGAGAATTCTTGGGTTATTCAACTATGAATTTATAAATACTTTATGCGCATTCGTATCTTCGAAGTTATTCAACTACGTATTTATAAATCTTTGAAGTTATTCAACTATGTATTTAGTCAATTTTTTAATCACTGCTATTTTACAAATAActgattttaaataatgttaaTAATATTTGAAATCCATGTGAATACTTTTTTTATGTTCTTGATTAGAAATGTGAGCTACTAACAATAAATAGTATTATCATATTAGGGactaaatataatatgatgatatatATAGATCATATATTGCACTTacgtaaaattaattttgagataaaaatatttatttacagcTATTTAACTCATTTATTGATTTTGCACTCACAAATCTATCTTATTTAAGACAATAAATGTTTTATTGGCTTTAGATAAGTAtaggattttttaaaaatctacaatatctattcatttatttcttatttattgATTTTGCACTCATGAATCTATTTTGAGACAAGATATGCTATATAGATttcaaataaatatagaaaatgtgTTATAGTTTGTACCATAATTTTGCTCAAATATGAAATGCAATGGAGTTTGAAGAATCACATAAAATCATATTACAATATATTAGAAAACCATCGTTTTATAGATAACTTGGATTGAAGATTAGATATTGTTTCCAAAATTTATCAATTAACTTTGCATGTTGtttatctataaatatttttggttataaATTGTACATGTTTCAAACTAGAGAAGAGCATAAATGtatgtatacatttttttttcttaactaaagctggaaaaaatatcattttatttatttaagggAAGATAGTTGCAAAGGGTATAATAAGAAGAGGTCGTTCCGCATGAAACGCGGTAAATGCTTTCTACCCAATAGGTTAACTGATTATCTTCATAGATATTTCATGTTACAAAAACgagtaaaaatataaatgtttcaTAGAAGATCAgaagacaaatatatatatatatggggaCAGCGCTTCTTAATCATAAATTCTTAACCAACCTCGTGAGCCCACGACCTCTGCGTAATTACCTCTTCCAGTGACAGCAAATACATtactattttaaatttgtttatatttattttttccgCACCAACTTCCTCacatttgttaaaaaatatagtattattttttgatatcttgttctttcgtttttttttgtaattggaAATGTTTGCGGAGCTGGAGCAGcaagaaaaatatcattttttggtTAGTTGCTTACCCAAGAAACTTCTCATGTTGCCTTTTCTACGTAGCTTGTTCTACCGTTTGTCTCCGCTTAAATCCATATTGTCTTTTGTAGAAACCTTTAAATCTTAGAAAACAGTAATGGAgtacaactatatatatatatataaatatacaatgGGAATGGTGACTGGCTAATACTGTAACAAGAGATATCGAATATGATTGTagtcttttttgttgttgttgttacaaGCTTAAGGAGAGGTATCTTGGAACTGCCAAGGGTTAAATTGGGTCGACTCCATATCGGTGTTAATCTCGGAGTTATCCGCTGCAGCGCGGTGGACCAAGTACTTACCATTGAATTGGTACACTTCGAGGTCCCCCAATGGTGTGGGAGTAACTTCCTCTGTTTCATCAAACCATTTCGGAAACAATGGTTGACCTTTCTCTTCTCGGGTTCTCTTCTCAGCTCTTTGTCTCTCTTCTAGgctgagaaaaaaagaaaggattCTATTAGTCTTTAACATTACTTTGGGGATGATAAccaaaaacttatatatattgtttacatGCTCTTTTCATAACCAGCTTTGGTCATATCGCCAGTGTCGAGGGCGTAGACGTGAATCAGATGACAATAGCTTACTAGGGGCAGTGTCAAAGCTATTGATCTTGTGAGCAAAGTGTGTGTATTGGTATTTATCCTTCTTTGGAGCTTCAGCGACCTTCCATACCTGTGGGAATGTAACATAGTCTTAAGACTTGTAACAAaatctctttcatttttttttggtctgcTAAGCATAGAGATATTGACAAAACCTTTTTTAGTTCGGTGCATGTAAGAGGTTCGCCTTCAGTGTCACAAGCCTGATAACTCAAGGACTCGTTCCATTTACCGGTCACTAGTATCTTGGGCTCTTCAGCTGAATTATAAACGTATCCATCCACCTCATAACGGCCAGATCTGTCCATTAGGTCAAAAAATTCAGCTCCAATATTAGGTCAAAAGAAGTGTGATGAAGAAAGAAGTTTTACCCAAACCAGCCACATGGTTGAAAGTAGAGCACCGCTTTGTCGCCAGTGGTGAGGTTGGTCATGATCATCTCTCCTGAAGAATCGACCCATGTTCGTCCGAATATAAGGTTATGAGCCTTGGTCGGAGGAGGTACAAGATCAAGAACCACACCATCTCTTTTAAGTGTCACTCTTGTCCTATAGATACATTACAAAATCTAAACACTAAGAATTTGTGGTCAGTTGCATTACAGTAGGAGAAGTTACCAACCTTCCTACGGGGTAGAAGTCGATTGAATTGCCTAGTAATTTCGATTTCAGCTTTGAAGTGCAGTCGTAAGCGAAATGCTCGTTCTCTGCGTGAGCAGCACTCATTGGTGGGTGATGGCTGACCTGAGGAACAAATTAAACGTcaatatatcaacaaaaaactCATGATATTACATCTGAGACAAAGTAGAATAAGAGTTGTCAAGAAACTCAGCTATAAAATTAATACCATTATGATTAGTCATCTCGTAAGTTTCACCGAGGATTGGATTGAACGGCTTCCATGTACGTTGGTAGGCATAATACACAGATATAGCCCATGTTGCTGTTCGAGATTTTATAGAAAGTTAGCCGGTATACAGAGTTTGAAACACAAGGAAGGAAAAGGAAAGTGGGCATGTGCCAGCTTACATGCATATACCATGCGCATGCAAGGGTCTTGGGTTTTGTCAGCCATATCCAGCAGATGCGAGTATTCCATTAACTAATGAGGTTACAACAAAATAGGTAAACACAAATATACATAATTGATCAGCTCAAAAGAGCTTTCATGTTATCTAATGTCTAAGAACATGTACAAAACCTCTGCCATTTTTTGTAGCGTCGTCATCGGTTCAAAAATGATCACAGGAAGAGTCACCATAGATGTAATATCAGATCCTATGTATTTTTGCATCATCTTCCAGTATCCATCACGTTCCTAAGAGAAATCAGACAAACATTGAAATTCAGAGAGGGACGTTGATCATTTCAggattaataatattattaccaTTCTtgttatatctatttttttttttttaaagatgatAAATAAATAGTTGTATATACCTCTTGCTTCCATCTTCCTCTTCCTGCTTCCTCCTCTGCATCTTCTGTACTTCCATCTGGATTGATGACTTCTATCCCTTCATAGCCTATCAAACTGAGAAAAGAAACAAGCAAACATTTCTCATCACACAACACTGCTTTAATTATCCATAAAACACACACGCACACAATCCTAATTATGCTTATTAGTTATTACCCGTTGACTGATTTAGTCATGACCGACCCGAAGTTGGTGATGGAAGAAGCAAGAGAGTTAAAAAAACCACCGCTGTTTTTTGAATCGTTAGGAGACATCACTTTCACCACCGCCGATTATAGAAACGAGACGACTGGCTCAACCTTATGAAAAAATATGAGCTTTTATGGAGAATGATTCCTTACAAGGATAGGCAAAGAAACTTCGTTTAATAAAAATGGAAGATCAACAGGAGACTTTGTGGTGGTCTTCCTTGACAGTTCTTTGATTTTCCACAAGACTAAACTATTCGTGTTTACTTTTctcgttttttctttttgtaaaaaacGGGAATATTAAACCGAAGTCGACCGGATTCAATCGAAGTGCCTCGGATTCTCTGGGGCCAAAATACAAGCTCATATTCTACATATTGGGTTTTTCATAATGCAACGCCCAAAAGTATACACTACTATTAAAAATCAGCATTCTAAAGGTTTTCTGAGTTGAATGATTTAAAGGCATTTTAGTGTTTAAAAATCATTACTTGAAAAGTCAACATGCATATGAAACTCATAAAAGTtagtttcattttaaattgCACAATATACATAAATTAGATTTATATAGAGCTgtataaccaaaacataattaataaaacaataacCAGACTAATATAACTCgtaaataataaatatcatTTGACTACATGatccaaacaaaacaaaaaataacacacaaacaaaattattatgaGAACTAACTAAAGATGAGGCTGACCTGGTTTTCAGAACTAACTAAAAACATGGCAGCCACgttgaaattttgttttcaaatagtTAATATTGCTGCCACGTTTTTAGTTAGTCCAGGATATAAATCAGAATATTAAAGTAATTTTGTCTTTGttcatataaaacaaaaacaaaaatcaggATATATGGTTTatgatttttatgaaaattgttTAGTCACTCGAGtgttatataactattttaatatCCTAATTTTGTATCTAAATCATATAAATCAGGatattaaaatagttatataacaTTCGAGTGACTAAACCATTTTCATAACAATGTACGAAATCGAATACCATTTGTTCATACATTGACAATTGAATTATCTTTCATTTGTTTGTAGTTCGTCATCGGTCTCATAATATGTTCCGATATGAATAATTTCCTTATAACTCGTAAATACATACCATTTGACTACAtgatccaaacaaaaaaaattaacacaaaaaaacttattaaagagAACTAACTATATTTAATTGGACGCTAGTCTGGCTAAGCATCTTCATAAACCTAATTTATTTCTAACGAGAGACTCCACTAgtttatttcttcatttttggttttatttgttTCTGTGGGCGTATGAGGCCTTCATAGCAAACGTCACAGGAATTTGGAACATTGTCatgagaaaaat includes the following:
- the LOC103847476 gene encoding putative cyclin-D7-1, producing MDNLLCDESWLSDPSTPEPFPNFRLNIHDDHVEMSPAMDAATVEEAISIDLEKESCFSNHGDKFIEFLVSKKLTDARSQTVQWLIQTRNRLNLSFETIFSAASCFDRFVYATICNEWSKWMVELVAVTSLSIASKFNEVSSPSLEDFQMEGLNHMFHHKTVLEMELIVLKALEWRVNWVTSFSFSQILVTTIGMGGGDIMMNRITDHLLDDLCDLKMLAYAPSVVAVAVVLGFLEEKAALEEKLGKIMNLFGEEHKVSVAKCINVMKSRNVEEGWRREVKSPASVLQRGEVMNMNIVYYVENLSAIFQILRSGGSDKKRERDSHEDENRPGKRGTIVTSN
- the LOC103847475 gene encoding uncharacterized protein LOC103847475 isoform X4, producing the protein MWLFRWSSTLFPTPGESYAQGMLVLEQCLGTQPNDDQASHDSKATVLLAMSDLLYESGNSSEAIERLKQVMSLTLSSLSIRVVAVEALVGLLIQLGQDDASLIVADEFLEMVKERGLENLQDVAATANTIKGLAVLVKGNTESAESLFGGLENNEMCKGNVALSYGEFLHATGNFEKAKEMYQKAIQGAADTKESMSSCNMNLKAVSLAATFALGQLESHFGNFGDAEETLTSALTSAEEHYGHNHPKVGVILTGVALMYRNKAKRERSSSILIQEGLFRRALELMKAPPLDSEEIINMETQEVMALARGGYAELLLIQENRKSEGEKMKAWAESAWRNRRVSLSEALTPSSDPLDKVAIIDARTTRLL
- the LOC103847475 gene encoding uncharacterized protein LOC103847475 isoform X2, with amino-acid sequence MIHSVAKYARAAAAAATIRGRAISVRSSSVRYSTPLRWIHGEISVPNANHVAIQMVIYALSHARSQKSGESYAQGMLVLEQCLGTQPNDDQASHDSKATVLLAMSDLLYESGNSSEAIERLKQVMSLTLSSLSIRVVAVEALVGLLIQLGQDDASLIVADEFLEMVKERGLENLQDVAATANTIKGLAVLVKGNTESAESLFGGLENNEMCKGNVALSYGEFLHATGNFEKAKEMYQKAIQGAADTKESMSSCNMNLKAVSLAATFALGQLESHFGNFGDAEETLTSALTSAEEHYGHNHPKVGVILTGVALMYRNKAKRERSSSILIQEGLFRRALELMKAPPLDSEEIINMETQEVMALARGGYAELLLIQENRKSEGEKMKAWAESAWRNRRVSLSEALTPSSDPLDKVAIIDARTTRLL
- the LOC103847475 gene encoding uncharacterized protein LOC103847475 isoform X3, with the translated sequence MWLFRWSSTLFPTPGESYAQGMLVLEQCLGTQPNDDQASHDSKATVLLAMSDLLYESGNSSEAIERLKQVMSLTLSSLSIRGLFQNLDFFFRYVLSLKVVESETVFCCVVVAVEALVGLLIQLGQDDASLIVADEFLEMVKERGLENLQDVAATANTIKGLAVLVKGNTESAESLFGGLENNEMCKGNVALSYGEFLHATGNFEKAKEMYQKAIQGAADTKESMSSCNMNLKAVSLAATFALGQLESHFGNFGDAEETLTSALTSAEEHYGHNHPKVGVILTGVALMYRNKAKRERSSSILIQEGLFRRALELMKAPPLDSEEIINMETQEVMALARGGYAELLLIQENRKSEGEKMKAWAESAWRNRRVSLSEALTPSSDPLDKVAIIDARTTRLL
- the LOC103847477 gene encoding LOW QUALITY PROTEIN: oxysterol-binding protein-related protein 3A (The sequence of the model RefSeq protein was modified relative to this genomic sequence to represent the inferred CDS: inserted 2 bases in 1 codon), which gives rise to MSPNDSKNSGGFFNSLASSITNFGSVMTKSVNGLIGYEGIEVINPDGSTEDAEEEAGRGRWKQEERDGYWKMMQKYIGSDITSMVTLPVIIFEPMTTLQKMAELMEYSHLLDMADKTQDPCMRMVYASTWAISVYYAYQRTWKPFNPILGETYEMTNHNGINFIADQVSHHPPMSAAHAENEHFAYDCTSKLKSKLLGNSIDFYPVGRTRVTLKRDGVVLDLVPPPTKAHNLIFGRTWVDSSGEMIMTNLTTGDKAVLYFQPCGWFGSGRYEVDGYVYNSAEEPKILVTGKWNESLSYQACDTEGEPLTCTELKKVWKVAEAPKKDKYQYTHFAHKINSFDTAPSKLLSSDSRLRPXDTGDMTKAGYEKSILEERQRAEKRTREEKGQPLFPKWFDETEEVTPTPLGDLEVYQFNGKYLVHRAAADNSEINTDMESTQFNPWQFQDTSP